From Chlamydia avium 10DC88:
TTCCTCAAGGAAATCTTCTGCTGAGGGCAAGTCCGCGGCACATAATTCTTCAATTTCTTCTTCTGATTCGGAACGATCTTTAGGTTGTGTTAACCCTTTAACAATTACGTGAACAGCGGCTACGTGTAATCCTGTATATTCTGAAATTTCTGAAACGATACATCCCTGAATTTCTTCGGTTTTTTCTGGGATTGAGACTCCATAATCTACATTGACTTCGACACGAACCTTAACTAAATGATTTTTGGAATCTTGTTCTACATAAATTCCCTTCATTCTTTCAATATCTCTACCAAACAGGGTATCGATTAAGTTCCCGCCTAAAAGAGACACCCCATTAATTTTTGCCAAACAATGCAAGATAATTACTTGAATAACACGAGTTTCTATATCCCGACTAAACACAGTTTCTGGGAATTCGATTTCTTTAACATCGAGCTTTAAATTCTGTTTATCCATATTCCTCCTATCTGCCTATTTCACTAGCAAGAAATATCCTCTATAGAAATAATAGGCTCTAGATGATTAGTCTA
This genomic window contains:
- a CDS encoding Asp23/Gls24 family envelope stress response protein encodes the protein MDKQNLKLDVKEIEFPETVFSRDIETRVIQVIILHCLAKINGVSLLGGNLIDTLFGRDIERMKGIYVEQDSKNHLVKVRVEVNVDYGVSIPEKTEEIQGCIVSEISEYTGLHVAAVHVIVKGLTQPKDRSESEEEIEELCAADLPSAEDFLEEIKEIES